Genomic window (Jeotgalibaca ciconiae):
GCAAGAGCTGCCTCTTACATTAGAAGAAGAGCAGCTATTGAGAGAGATTTATAAGAAAGAAACACGAATCGTAGCGGTAATGGAAGTAGCAAAAGAGGAGATTGCGCAAGAATTGAGAGGCATGAATAAGAACAAGGCCATCGTCCAAAATTATGTCTATCCGCAAAAAACGCCTACTTTTGTGAATCAAGAGCTATGAAACTGGATCAGCGTAAAGAAGGAGTAATGAAATGTACAACAAGCAAGCAAAAAATATTTACCAACAAAATCAAATTTTAACAGCATCTCCTAAAAAGTTAGTTACACTTCTTTATGAAGGTAGTTTGAAAAACTTAAGAATCGCTGAATTGAGTCTGGAAAAAGGTGATTATCAAAAAGTCAATGAATCCTTGATTAAACATCAAGACATTTTAGGAGAACTTCAAAGAACACTTAATTTAGAAGAGGGCGGAGAAATCGCTCAGGATCTAGATGCACTGTATAGCTTTTTGACAAATGAAGCTTTACAAGCAAATGTTCAAAAAGATGTCACAAAAATAAAGAATTCTCAAAAACTTATCGAAGAATTACGGGATACTTGGAACCAAATTTAACGCTATTTTGTGTTGCCACAAGAGTGTTTGTCGATCTTTTTTTAGATCGGTGAACGCTTTTATTTCATTTTATATAGATAAATTTTAACATATATGTTAATAAAACTTTATTCACTAAATTTACATGCTTCGTGTAAAATGTATAACGTAGGTTAATTAATGTTTAATGAAGAACATAAGTCATTAAGGAAAATACAGCTATATCACTAATTTTTCTAAAAATAAACTTATGTTTTTTAGTTTTTTATCAAAAATCAATATACTTATTTCATTATGTTATACATTTTAAATAGTTTTTGCATAGAGAAAGAAGGTTTTCAAGAAATGGAGAATATGAATCTTGCTTTGTTAAAAAAATCGCTGGATGTAGTCGGCATGCGCCAGGAATTAATCGCAAGTAATATTTCAAACGTCAATACACCTAACTACAAAGCAAACAAACTAGAGTTTGAAAGACTCTTGGAGCAAGCAAAAGAAGGAAGCTCTTTAAAGGTTACCCATGCTTCTCATTTGGGTGGAGCGAATGAGTTAACGGAGATTAATCCGATTTTGAGTAAAAATACTGGAACGGCTGTTAAAGAAAATGGGAACAATATTGATATCGATATGGAAATGGTGAATCAAACGCAAAATAATCTTCAATACCAAGCACTTACTGCTCAGTTAAATGCACAATATGCACGATTAAACACAGTAATCAATGGATAATAAGGACTTATATAAGAGAAAGGAGTAGAAGGATATGACTATTTTTAATTCATTGAATATTAGTGCCAGTGGTTTGAGTTTAGAACGCTTGAAACTAGACACGATTTCGACCAATATTGCGAATGTGAATACCACCCGTACGGAAGAAGGCGGACCTTATCAAAAGAAGGAAGTAGTTTTTGAAGAAGCCTTTAAGCAAAGCAACCAGAGTTTAAATATTGGAATAAGCAGAAAAAGTTTTGGAGTTCGGGCGACTGGACTAGTGGAAGATGATACAGAAATTCGTGAGTATGATCCGGAACATCCTGACGCGGATGAAGAGGGATATGTATTGCAGTCAAACGTGAACATGGCTGACGAAATGATTAATTTAATGACAACAATCCGTGCTTATGAAGCAAATGCTACCTCTCTTGAAGCAGGGAAAGACATGTTGAAGCAAGCATTAACCATTTCAGCGAAATAATCTCGAATGATTTGAAAGGAGAAATCGATTTTGAATATTGAAGCATACACCAATGTAATAAATAAAGTAAATACTTTGGATTCCATGAGTATACCGAATACAACCGAAGTAAAAAATGATGAATTTTCTTCTATATTTAATGATGCACTGAATAGTTTTACGACATCTCAACAACTGAGTGACCAAGCAGTGGAGTCTCTTGTTGTTGGAGATGACGTTGCGCTGCATAATATTATGATCCAAACAACGGAGGCTCAATTGTCCTTGGAACTAGCCATCCAAGTACGAAATAAATGCTTAGAAGCATACAATGATATTAAAAATATGCAATTCTAACTGTATGAGCAATTAGAGAAAAGGAGATACTACAAGAAAAATGGATGTTGTAAAAAATATAGGGGATTCAATGAAATCGGGATGGAACAGCTTATCTCGAGGGAAACGCATTGGACTTGTAAGTGTTTCTGTTCTTACTTTAATCATTGGATTAGTGGTTTATTTTGCATCACAAAGAGTTGAATATGCACTGCTGTTTAGTGGTATGGAAGAAGCTGATTCAGGCAATATCGTGAATGATTTAGAAGCAAAAAAGATTCCTTACCGTTTGGAAGATAATGGAACAAGCATTTATATCGATAAAGATTATGTAGATAAATATCGGATCGAATTAGCGGTGAATGATATGCTGCCAAGTAATTCAATCGGATTTGAGATATTTGATAATTCCGGGATGATGGATACAGATAAGGACCGTGAAATTAAAA
Coding sequences:
- the flgB gene encoding flagellar basal body rod protein FlgB, with product MENMNLALLKKSLDVVGMRQELIASNISNVNTPNYKANKLEFERLLEQAKEGSSLKVTHASHLGGANELTEINPILSKNTGTAVKENGNNIDIDMEMVNQTQNNLQYQALTAQLNAQYARLNTVING
- the fliS gene encoding flagellar export chaperone FliS, producing the protein MYNKQAKNIYQQNQILTASPKKLVTLLYEGSLKNLRIAELSLEKGDYQKVNESLIKHQDILGELQRTLNLEEGGEIAQDLDALYSFLTNEALQANVQKDVTKIKNSQKLIEELRDTWNQI
- the flgC gene encoding flagellar basal body rod protein FlgC produces the protein MTIFNSLNISASGLSLERLKLDTISTNIANVNTTRTEEGGPYQKKEVVFEEAFKQSNQSLNIGISRKSFGVRATGLVEDDTEIREYDPEHPDADEEGYVLQSNVNMADEMINLMTTIRAYEANATSLEAGKDMLKQALTISAK
- the fliE gene encoding flagellar hook-basal body complex protein FliE, whose translation is MNIEAYTNVINKVNTLDSMSIPNTTEVKNDEFSSIFNDALNSFTTSQQLSDQAVESLVVGDDVALHNIMIQTTEAQLSLELAIQVRNKCLEAYNDIKNMQF